One window of Centropristis striata isolate RG_2023a ecotype Rhode Island chromosome 21, C.striata_1.0, whole genome shotgun sequence genomic DNA carries:
- the kcnj2a gene encoding inward rectifier potassium channel 2a: MGSVRASRYSIVSSEEDGMKLATMAVPNGYGNGKSKVHTRHQPQSRFVKKDGHCNVQFINVSEKGQRYLADIFTTCVDIRWRWMFIIFCLAFLLSWLFFGCVFWLVAIFHGDLENNGQKCVSNVTSFTAAFLFSIETQTTIGYGYRYVTDECPVAVFMVVFQSIVGCIIDAFIIGAVMAKMAKPKKRNETLVFSHNATVAMRDNKLCLMWRVGNLRKSHLVEAHVRAQLLKSRTTPEGEYIPLDQMDIDVGFDSGVDRIFLVSPITIVHEIDEASPFYDMSKQDLESSEFEIVVILEGMVEATAMTTQCRSSYVAGEILWGHRFEPVLFEEKNYYKVDYSRFHKTYEVPSTPLCSARDLAEKKYILSNSNSFCYENEMALENKEDTDEGNGGSVGPDGTQTDNISESEHNQATVPLEPRPLRRESEI, encoded by the coding sequence ATGGGAAGCGTGCGAGCCAGCCGCTACAGCATCGTGTCATCAGAGGAGGACGGTATGAAGCTTGCCACCATGGCAGTGCCCAACGGATACGGTAACGGCAAGAGCAAGGTGCACACCAGGCACCAGCCGCAGAGCAGGTTTGTGAAGAAAGACGGTCACTGCAACGTGCAGTTCATCAACGTGAGCGAGAAGGGCCAGCGGTACCTGGCGGACATCTTCACCACGTGCGTGGACATCCGCTGGCGGTGGATGTTCATCATCTTCTGCCTCGCCTTCCTGCTGTCGTGGCTCTTCTTCGGCTGCGTCTTCTGGCTGGTGGCCATCTTCCACGGCGACCTGGAGAACAACGGGCAGAAGTGCGTCTCCAACGTGACCAGCTTCACCGCCGCTTTCCTGTTCTCCATCGAGACTCAGACGACCATCGGCTACGGCTACAGATACGTGACGGACGAGTGCCCCGTCGCCGTCTTCATGGTGGTGTTCCAGAGCATCGTGGGCTGCATCATCGACGCCTTCATCATCGGCGCCGTCATGGCAAAGATGGCCAAACCCAAGAAGAGGAATGAGACTTTGGTCTTTAGCCACAACGCCACGGTGGCCATGAGGGACAACAAGCTGTGCCTGATGTGGCGCGTTGGCAACTTGAGAAAGAGCCACCTGGTGGAGGCTCACGTGCGGGCGCAGCTGCTGAAGTCCCGGACGACGCCGGAGGGCGAGTACATCCCCCTCGACCAGATGGACATAGACGTCGGCTTCGACAGCGGAGTGGACCGCATCTTCCTGGTCTCCCCCATCACCATCGTCCACGAGATCGACGAGGCCAGCCCCTTCTACGACATGAGCAAGCAGGACCTGGAGAGCTCCGAGTTTGAGATCGTGGTGATCCTGGAGGGCATGGTGGAGGCCACTGCCATGACCACGCAGTGCCGCAGCTCCTACGTGGCCGGCGAGATCCTCTGGGGCCACCGCTTCGAGCCCGTGCTGTTCGAGGAGAAGAACTACTACAAGGTGGACTACTCCCGCTTCCACAAGACGTACGAGGTGCCGAGCACCCCGCTGTGCAGCGCCAGAGACCTCGCAGAGAAAAAATACATCCTGTCAAACTCCAACTCCTTCTGCTACGAGAACGAGATGGCGCTGGAGAACAAAGAGGACACGGACGAGGGGAACGGGGGCAGCGTGGGGCCCGACGGCACCCAGACGGACAACATCTCAGAGAGCGAACACAACCAGGCCACGGTGCCGCTGGAGCCCCGGCCTCTGAGACGAGAATCAGAAATATGA